In Deltaproteobacteria bacterium, one genomic interval encodes:
- a CDS encoding arginyltransferase, whose translation MAVRAVFFPPITIMIIYSSPDLSTPIACPYLPDRTLVHEYFFAGNVNGRELDMILEQGWRKFGHYFFRPACPECRACTALRVQVDRFRPSRSQKRVLRQCRDISVSFGPIRYDAELFTLYQAHSQARFGQECTFEDFAANLHSPSCPTLLSRYEYNGRLVGAGYLDVSATALSSVYFIFDPAMARLSLGVFSVLREIDEARRLGLTHYYLGYVVDGCARMRYKKAFEPHELHCWATQTWRETAHGEALIKSDNFDPNQG comes from the coding sequence TACTCCAGCCCCGACCTTTCCACGCCCATTGCCTGCCCGTATCTCCCGGACCGGACATTGGTTCATGAATACTTTTTCGCCGGCAACGTGAACGGTCGGGAACTGGACATGATTCTGGAGCAGGGCTGGCGAAAATTCGGACATTACTTCTTCCGTCCGGCCTGCCCCGAATGTCGGGCCTGCACGGCATTGCGCGTTCAGGTCGACCGATTCCGGCCCAGCCGAAGCCAGAAACGGGTGCTGCGCCAATGCCGCGACATATCGGTGAGCTTCGGCCCCATCCGCTACGATGCCGAACTCTTTACCCTCTACCAGGCCCATTCCCAGGCGCGTTTCGGCCAGGAATGCACCTTCGAGGACTTTGCCGCCAATCTGCATTCCCCGTCCTGCCCAACCCTGCTGTCCCGCTATGAATACAACGGCCGGCTCGTGGGCGCGGGCTATCTGGACGTCAGCGCCACGGCTTTAAGCTCCGTCTATTTCATTTTCGATCCGGCCATGGCCCGCTTGAGTCTGGGCGTGTTCAGCGTGCTGCGCGAAATCGACGAGGCCCGCCGACTCGGTCTGACCCACTATTATCTGGGCTATGTCGTGGACGGATGCGCCCGCATGCGCTACAAAAAGGCCTTTGAACCCCATGAACTCCATTGCTGGGCGACCCAGACCTGGCGGGAGACCGCGCATGGCGAGGCCTTGATAAAATCCGACAATTTTGATCCAAATCAAGGCTAG